Genomic DNA from Bacteroidota bacterium:
TATTCATGGAATTCGGGTGCGACAGGTGCTGTTCAGTCTTCTTTGTGTGCCGGAACTTACTCGGTCACTCTTACGGATGCCAATTCATGCACTGCTACCTCGGTCGTTGTGGTCGGGACATCGCTGGTGTTAACCGCTTCTGTGACTCAGACCGATCCGCTTTGTAATGCATTGTGTACCGGAACTGCTGATGTAGCTATGGGTGGTGGTACAAGTCCATATGTATTTACCTGGAGTAACGGTGCTGCAGCATCGTCTTCGTCAGGCCTTTGTGCAAACGCGTATACGGTAAGCGTCAGTGATGCGAATGGGTGTAACATTACTAAAGTAGTTACCATAACAGAGCCTGCGGCGATCATAACAACACCGGTTGTTATAACTGCAACCTGCGGTGTTTGTAACGGACAGATCAGCGTAGCCCCTTCCGGTGGAACAGGCACATATTCGTACACATGGGGAACAGGAGCAACTGCTCCAACCATTTCCGGACTTTGTGCAGGGGTATATGGGTTAGATATCGGCGATGCGAATGGATGTACCCAATCGTTCAATATTCCTCTTAATAATACCAATGGCCCATCAGCTTCTACTATTGTTACAACTGATGTCACCTGCTTTGGTTCGAATGATGGTGCCGCAAATGTAACGCCCAATGGCGGTACACCTCCATATACATATTTATGGATATCAACCGGACAAACGATAAACACTGTTACAGGTTTGGCGGGAGGAGTTAATCTGGTGCAGATAACTGACGCCAACGGATGTATCCGTACAGATACTGCGAATATTGTTTCACCGACGCAGATTGTTCCGAACCAGGCAGTGACCAATGCGACATGCGGCTTAAGTGATGGACAGATCGTTGTTGCTCCTACAGGCGGAGCCGGAACATACACCTACTCATGGAGCGGAGGGTTCACAACTGCGACGATCACCGGCTTAAGTGCCGGAACGTATGATCTCACGATTACCGACGCTTCTTCCTGTACGCAAACAGCATCATTCCCTGTCAGCAATAATAATGCACCGGCGTTAACACTGGCCATACAAGACCTGGGATGTAATAGTATTTGTAACGGCAGTACAGTGGCGACACCATCAGGCGGACTTGCACCTTATGTAATGAGCTGGAGTACCGGTGCTACAGGCAATACAGCAAGTTCTCTTTGTGCGGGAACCTATACCGTATCAGTTACTGATGCGAATGCTTGCATGACCATTAGTACAGTTGTTATCTCCGAACCTGCTGCTTTAACATTAACGGCTCCCGCTACATCACAGGCTTCCTGCTCCGCTGCCTGTAACGGAACAGCTGCCGCTTTGCCAATAGGTGGTACCCTGCCATATTCGTATTCATGGAGCATGGGTCCGACAGCCGCTACGGTTGCTAATTTATGTTCAGGCACCTATTTTATTGTGGTTACAGATGCAAATGGCTGTAACGCAACACAGGCAATAACAATTGTGCCATCAGCGGCACCGTTTACAGTTACACCGACTTTAACTAATGCCACCTGTGGCCTTTGTGATGGACAAGCCGCTGTAATTGCCAGTGGCGGCACCCTGCCTTATAATTATTTATGGAGCAATGGTGCCACGGGAGCTACTGTTAACTCATTGTGTGCCGCAGTGTATTCGATAGATCTGACAGACGCAAACGGATGCTCTGCAAGTTTCTTTATTCCGATAAGTAATACCGGCGGACCAACAGGCTCAGGTAAATCCGTGACAAACATTTTGTGTAATGGTCAATGTAGCGGCGGAGCTTCCGTTGCTCCTGTTGGAGGAACCGCACCTTTTACTTATTTATGGCTTCCATCTGGCGATACCGGACAAACTATATCTAATCTCTGTTCGGGAACGGGCTTTGTTCAGATCACAGATGCCAATGGATGTATCTTAACCGATACAGTTGACATTACCGAACCAATGGCTTTTGCAACGAACGAAAATATTACTCAGCCAACGGCCTGCAGCGTGAACGACGGGGCTATTACGTTAAGTCCTTCCGGCGGTACTGCTCCATACACATACACATGGAGTAACGCGGCAACATCTGCGACTCAGACAAATCTTGGAGCCGGACTGTATACAGTGACAATTACAGATGCCGCAGGCTGTGCCCAATCTACGGTCGTTGCAATAAATAATGTTTCAGCACCTGTTCTTGCCGGAACGTCCGGGAACGTATCCTGTGCCGGCAGTTGCGATGGATACGCTGCAATATCCGCCATGGGCGGAGTTTTGCCATATACATACTTATGGAATAATACTCCGCCTTCATCAATTGATACTGCCATAGGGTTGTGCCAGGGGACCTATTTTGTTCAGGTCACCGATGCGGCAGGCTGTCTGATCACTTCGTCCGTAACCATTACTGAGCCGAGTCCGTTAATGTTGAATTCGCCAGTAAAAACAGATGCAAGCTGTATAGCAGTTTGTAATGGTTCGGCAACAGTCCTTCCTGCCGGCGGGACCTTGCCTTATGTATACAGCTGGAGCAACGCTTCAACTTCATCGGGTATTGGTAGTTTATGTGTAGGCAATTATTCTGTTACTGTTACAGATGTTGCAGGTTGTTCCCTAGTGCAGGTAATATCGGTTGATGAAAATTTAACACCAATAGTTATTACAAGTGCTGTAACAAACCCGACCTGTGGCATATGCAATGGAACGGCCTCTGTGAACGTTGTGGGTGGGAATGCGCCATTCTCATACCTATGGAGTAATGGTTCAACAAGCAGTTCAACTGACAGCCTTTGTGCAGGAGTATATTCTATTGATATTGCTGATGGAGTTGGTTGTCAGTCAAGTTTCAGTTTACCGGTAAGTAATACAGGCGCGCCAACTGCTTCGGGTAGAGTAGTAACTGATGCAACCTGTTTTGGGTCCTGCAATGGATCTGCTTCTGTTAGCCCGATTGGCGGAACACTGCCTTATACTTATAGCTGGCTTCCTTCCGGACAAACTGCCGCTACTGCGTCAGGATTATGTGCAGGTTTGGGATTTGTTGAGGTCGCCGATTCAAATGGCTGCATACTGGTCGATTCAATTCTTGTCGGATCGCCTTCCCAGATCAGTATTGCGGGAGTAACTACTGATCCGACTTCATGTAATGTAAACGATGGGTCCATTGCGCTTACCGTTTCAGGGGGAGCAGGTACTTATACATATGCATGGAGTAATTCAGGTACAGGGACTACCCAGATTAATATTGGCGGGGGAACTTATGGTGTTACTGTAACTGATGCATCAGGATGTACACAAACGACGGTAATTTCATTGAATGATAAATTCGCCCCGGTGCTTTCCGATAGTTCTGTAAACGTAAGTTGCTTTGGAAAATGTGATGGTAAAGCGATTGTAAGGGCCAATGGAGGTACGCAGCCATATACTTACTCATGGAGCGATACCCCGTCATCGGTAATTGATACCGCCAAGACGTTATGTGCAGGCACCTATTTCGTTCAGGTAACCGATAATGTAGGGTGTAAGATCTCCTCATCTGTTACAATAACCGAACCATCCGTACTTAACTTATCTATTTCAGGTACAACGAAGGAAAAATGTATTGGCAGTTGTGATGGCAGCATTACAGCAGTCCCTTCAGGTGGTTTATTCCCATACATGTTCTCCTGGTCTTCCTTTACCGGAACAACTTCGGTTGCAAGTCCTTTGTGTAAAGGCCAATATTCTTTTACGTTAACTGATGCAAATGGCTGCACGGTTCAGCATACGGATAGCGTGCAGTCGCCTGCGCCAATGGTTGTTGTTAAAACTCCTGTTGATGCGAACTGTAACAATACCAATGATGGTTCTGTGACCATTTCAGTGACTGGTGGTGTGGGAACATATACATATAACTGGAAAGGGCCTGGTGCGTTTACATCCGGCAGCCAGAATCTTGCTGGGCTATATGCCGGTTCCTATCCGGTAACAATAACCGATGCTAATGGATGTCAGAAACTGGATACAGCGGCTGTGAACGCAACAATTAATGTTATTGCTAAAGCAGGTAATGACACTTCGTTCTGCCTGGGAGGTTCGATTATTCTTAGCGGGGATAGTTCTCTGCCGATAACCGGAACCACCTATCAATGGCTGCAAATGCCAGCATTAACTAATATCGGAAACGATTCAACTGTAACCCTTACCCCGCCAGCCGGTACATCCAACTACATGTTAGTGGCAATAAACGGTGTTTGTTCGGATACAGATACTGTTGTAGTGTCAGCAAATCCTTTGCCGGTTGTGGATGCCGGAGCCGACAAGACCATATTCTCTTTGCAAAGCACAATGATTGGAGGCGCTCCGACTTCTATTGCTTCAGGAGCTTCATTTAGCTGGACTCCAGGTAAGGAATTAACCGATAGCACAGCTGCGAATCCTGAAGCGTCACCGCTTACTACGACACTTTACAAAGTTGTTGTCAGAGATGCGAATGGTTGTGTTGCAAGTGATACTGTACGGTTGACCGTGTTGCCCGAGATCGTTTTTAACAATGGTATAACACCAAATGGCGATGGTAAAAACGAAACATGGATAATTGATAATATACAGAAATTCCCGAAATGTGTAGTTGAAGTATATAACCGCTGGGGAGATCTTTTGTTCAGCTCAACCGGGTATGGAACACCCTGGGATGGCAGGTATAATGGCAAGGATCTGCCCGTAGGAACATACTATTATGTGATAAAATTAAATGATCCATTGTTCCCTGATGCGTTCACCGGACCTATAACAATTATGCGTTAATGATTAATAATTATCTAATGAGGCGGTTAATACATATCCTGATAGTGGCACTTGTTTTGTCAGGTGTATCAAAGGCTCAGCAATTGCCGCAGTTCACTAATTACATGATCAATGATTATGTAATTAACCCTGCCCTTAGCGGAACAAAAGATTATTTTGAGGTAAAGTCAAACAACCGCTATCAATGGGTTGGAATTACCGATGCCCCCCGCACATTTACGCTAAGCGCCAATGGTCCGTATAAATCAAAGAATATGGGTTACGGAGGGTATGTATTTACTGATATCACCGGACCTACACGCAGAATAGGTTTGACATTAAGCTACGCCTACCATTTAAAACTGAATGAAGCCTATAAGCTGTCGCTGGGTTTAAATGGTGGTTTGTTGCAATTTTCAGTTGATGGTTCAAAAATAACTTTGCGTGACCAGAATGACCTTGCTTTAAGTGGTGGTATGCAATCAGTCATTGTACCTGATTTTGGTTTTGGAGCCATGCTGCGTCACGATAAATTTTACGCTGGAGTCTCTGTTCCTCAGCTTTATCAAAGCAAACTTAAATTTTTTGATTATACTACATCAACACTCAGCAAACTGGCTACTCACTTTTATGCAATGGGCGGGTATAGGTACGATCTGAATGATAAAATCCGTCTGGAGCCAAGTGTATTGATAAAATATGTTTCTCCTGCTCCGGTTAAGGTAGATATTGGTGTACGGGCAATTTACAAAGAAATGATATGGGCAGGTGTGGCTTACCGCACTAAAGATGCCATCACAGCACTTGTCGGTTATACCTATCAAAACTACCTGACGTTTGCTTATGCGTACGATATGACAACTACCAACCTGCGCAATTATTCAACAGGCACACATGAAATAATGTTCGGTCTGCGATTTAATAATAAGCCCAAGACTTAAGCACACTATTTCAACAGTAGCTGATGTAGTATTTCTCCAAAGCGGTAAACATCTTCAAATGAATTATAGAGAGGTACCGGTGCAATGCGTATTAC
This window encodes:
- a CDS encoding type IX secretion system membrane protein PorP/SprF produces the protein MRRLIHILIVALVLSGVSKAQQLPQFTNYMINDYVINPALSGTKDYFEVKSNNRYQWVGITDAPRTFTLSANGPYKSKNMGYGGYVFTDITGPTRRIGLTLSYAYHLKLNEAYKLSLGLNGGLLQFSVDGSKITLRDQNDLALSGGMQSVIVPDFGFGAMLRHDKFYAGVSVPQLYQSKLKFFDYTTSTLSKLATHFYAMGGYRYDLNDKIRLEPSVLIKYVSPAPVKVDIGVRAIYKEMIWAGVAYRTKDAITALVGYTYQNYLTFAYAYDMTTTNLRNYSTGTHEIMFGLRFNNKPKT